In the genome of Abyssalbus ytuae, the window CATCATACCCAAGTTACTTCATGAGTAAAAACAAAATTCAGTTAACGTCACAAATAAATGTTGATGATATTTTGGATACTATTGCTAAAAAATATAATTCAGAAAAAATATCAACAGTCGATGGTGTGAAAATAGATTTTGAATCACAGTGGGTACATTTAAGAAAATCTAATACAGAACCCATTATCAGGGTTTATACAGAAAGTAAGAGTCAAAAAGGGGCAATTGATTTAGCAAAGCGCATTGTTGATGACATCAAAGAACTGATTAAGGTAAATTAATAGAGGATTTAAAAATATGTTTTTAGGTTACCCGTCAAAGCTCAATATATGTCTTTATGATCTTGATTTTTCTTTACATTGGGGTGATAAAAAATCGGATAAGAATTATAATTTAGATTGATAAGATATATGGGCATGGACTTGGTCAGAGGCTCCTTTGTTTTAGCCTAAGAGAGGGAGTTGAAATTAAGGCTTCAGAGAATTTCAAACTTTGGAGCCTTTTTCATTTGCACATAATTTTACACAGGCTGTTAAAAACATTATTTGGCCTTCTTCGATAATTAGGTAAAAGCAAAGGGATAATGCGCTAAATCGGTTTTACTATTTGTAATTGATTGATAAATTGATAAAACGATAATGGTCAATAAATTTAATTATGTTTTTATGAAAAAAGCTCAAAAACTCTGGGAACATTAAAATTATCGAATACTCTATTAAGTTATAATTTGCCTAAATGTATTAGTTTTGTATATAATTTTTTTATTATAAAACCTCAAATTTACTCTTGTTAAACTATAGGCTTTTGAAAAGAGGATGGTATTTAATCTTAGTGTTGCTTTTAATAGCTTTAGTTACCAGTTGGAAGCAAAGTTCTCCTTCTATTTCTGAATTGCGAAAAATTTATAGCAATGGAGATACTTCCCTTTGGCCCAAAGCCTATTTACACTCTTCAGTTGTAGCTTATTTTGAGGAAATCGGGCCTTTGCCAGATATGGTATTTCCAGAAAACAACTCTTATTCAGACGCCAAAAGAGACCTTGGTAAAATGCTTTTTTTTGACCCAAGGCTTTCCCAATCAGGACAGATTGCCTGTGCTTCATGTCATGATTCGCAATTGGGTTGGGCAGATGGTCGACGTGTTTCTTTCGGGCATGACCGTAGAATTGGAAAACGTAACGCCATGTCTATTCTGAATACCGGATTTGTAGATTCACTCTTCTGGGATGGTAGAGCCGATTCCCTGGAAGATCAAGTACATTTTCCTGTTACAGATACAGTAGAAATGAATGCTCCTTTTCCATTAGCCATTGCCAATATAAAGAAAATTAAAGGGTACCATATTCTTTTTCAAAATGCATTTGGAGATAGTGCAGTTACACAAGAGAGGGTAGCCAGGGCCATTGCCACATACGAACGTACTTTAGTAAGCCGTAATAACCGGTTTGATAAATTTGTACAGGGAGATAGCACTCAACTCACTGATAATGAAGTGCTGGGCCTTCACTTGTTCCGTACCAAGGCCAGATGCATCAATTGCCACCATTCTCCTTTGTTCTCGGACAATCATTTTCATAATACGGGACTTTCTTATTATGGCAGGAAGTATGAAGATTTGGGCAGATATAACGTTACCGGAAAAAAAGATGATGTGGGCAAATTTCGAACAGCATCGCTTAGAGAGCTGCAGTACACAGCACCTTATATGCATAATGGACTATTTCCTGTTTTGAGTGGTGTAATCAATATGTACGATGCAGGAATGCCCCGCCCCAAGCGTAAAGGACACCAATTAAATGACA includes:
- a CDS encoding cytochrome-c peroxidase yields the protein MKRGWYLILVLLLIALVTSWKQSSPSISELRKIYSNGDTSLWPKAYLHSSVVAYFEEIGPLPDMVFPENNSYSDAKRDLGKMLFFDPRLSQSGQIACASCHDSQLGWADGRRVSFGHDRRIGKRNAMSILNTGFVDSLFWDGRADSLEDQVHFPVTDTVEMNAPFPLAIANIKKIKGYHILFQNAFGDSAVTQERVARAIATYERTLVSRNNRFDKFVQGDSTQLTDNEVLGLHLFRTKARCINCHHSPLFSDNHFHNTGLSYYGRKYEDLGRYNVTGKKDDVGKFRTASLRELQYTAPYMHNGLFPVLSGVINMYDAGMPRPKRKGHQLNDSLFPTTTPLVEQLSLTDHEKQALLDFLLTLSQRRHREAPPELVQ